GCATCTATTAAGTTCAATGTTTTAGAATCTTTATAATCATCTCCAGTTTCAGAGATAGTCAGACCGATTCGATAAGAAAATTTACTAGAAACCTGTTCTTCATTTTCAGAATCGTCCACTTCAAAAACCAGTGCCCCCATTTTCACCCCTTTGTAATGTTCTGTAGGAGGTATAAGCTTAAAAATAGCTTCCTTCTCTTCAAAGTTTCCAACCGTTAAACTAGGTGTTTCGACTTTTAGAATTGAGCTAATTGGATCATGAAGAGTTGTATCCAACATTTTTTTGTCATTTGTATATTCAATCGTTCCGTTGTCACCTGTAAATGCATCTGTTGCATATATTTTTAATTTAATTGGCTCTTTTTGTGTACTTTTTACTTTTACCTTTAAAAGTTGCTCTTCTCCTGGGACTGTTTGGATATAAAAATAACTTTTTTCTGGATCGATTTGTTTTCCGTTCAGAACGGCTGACACGGTATACCCTAAATTGGATGACTCGTCGGCAGCTAAAGATCTATTAGGAAATAAAAACAAGAACAAACTTGCAAGTACTAGTGTGTATACTAACGTGTGTTTTTTCATTTGACGTTTACTTTCTCCTTATTAAAATAGATTGAACAATCCTTTTTTATCGTTTCAATATAAATGTCTGTGTAGTATTTATTATTTGTATCTAGATAAATTTCTCCACTTAATCGTACACTCTCTTTTCCTTGCCATTGAGCGATAAACGAAGTTGCTTCTTTCTTTGCTTTGTCTTCTGTCTCAAATGGCCCTAGCGTGTCAATGGTTTCTCCTTCTTCATAGTAAAAATCTATTTTTCGGAAATCGTTCATTGCAAGAACGAATATGATATAAACTAAACTCAAAGCTAAGATCATCAAGACAAAGTAAATCAATCCAACTATATTGAATAATAAAGATAGAAAAAATAATATATTCAAGCTTAAAAATAATAAAACAGATACTATATGCTGTTGCTCTTTTTTATTAACCAAGTAAAACAAATAGGTAGAAAACATAGTCCATACCATTAATAGAAAACCAAAAACAAGATAAATAATCGATTCGGTCCAATTGTCATTTAATAACGATAGCAATTGAAGGAAAAATGACAGTCTTTTATCTATATAGAAATAAGCTTCTTTATAAAATAAATAGAAGTTTATTAAATATATGATCCATCCTGCCACAAGGATTCCTTCTATAAGAAAGAAACGCCGTAAAAAAATATTTTTTATCGTATTTGTGTTACTCATTAGTTATTTCATTCCTTTTTAGGTTTTGTACTTTAAATTTTTGAGCTAGTTATGCGTCATTTATAGACAAAGAACATACCCAATTGTTCGAATCGTTTTTAAATATTGGGGTTCTGATACATTTTTTTCTATTTTTTTCCGAATATGAAAAACTATGTTTGCTACACGATACTGCTTATTCGCCACATGTCCGTTCCATAATACTTTGTAGAGTTCTTCATATGTTGCTCTTTGCCCGCATTTTCCTTTTAAATAACTAACTAACTTGTATTCTAGCGGTGTCAGAGAAATTTCTTGCTCATTTTCTATACAAATCGAAAGGTTGTCACTATTTAACTTCAAACGCTCTTCAATCATTTTTGGCACACTTGCTTCTTTTGTCTTCGTTTGGAGCATATTAGATAGAATTAGTTGAAATTCATTAGGTGGTGTGTGTTGGTCAAAAACAATTGTTGCTCCTAATTCTAGATATATGAAACGTTCAATTGGCGTACTATCTGTCACTAATAAAAAAATCAGCGGATAAGTATTACTTTTTTCTTTTAAAAGTAATTCACAAATCTGACCTACTCTCTCACCATTGGGCTTCACTGCACAATCAATAATGATTGCCTCCAATACTGGATAATTACTTCTGTCACTTTCCTGTTCCAGTGAAAAAAGATTGTAGCCTTTTTCTTTCAGGACATCTATATAAGAAGAAGATGGGTTTTCTAGTGGATATAATCCGATGTTAACCATATACATTCTTCCTCCTTTCATCTTTGATATTTTTTTGCTATACTACGAGGTAGAAAAATGATTGAATTTCCCTGATTTATTTTTTCTCAGAATTAGTGATTATAAGAAGAAATGTTCTAGTCGTTATAACACGCTGTTTTTTTAGCTGTGATGACGCTTTTTTTGACGGTTATTCTTCTAAATTCAGTTCGGCATCCAGAATAGAAATGGCCTTTTCTCTAGTTTCCCATAAAGAACTGGCATACGTATCTAAGGTCAGCTTGATCGATTGATGGCCTAGTAAACGGCTTAAGGTGGCAATATCGCTCCCATTTTCAATGCATCGTGTCGCAAAGGTATGCCGTAAGGCGTGGAAATGGATCGGCTCTATGTCAGCTTTGGCAAGGGTCTTTTTAAACCAATAATTGATCAGTCTAGGTTCTGCGTATGAGTGTTTATAGTTGATCACATAGGTACTGACCGCCTCCGCTTTTTTCTTTGTTAAGTAAGTAAGTAAATTTTGGGCAATCGGTATTTTCCGCACCGAGCTTTTTGATTTGGGCAGATCAAATACAATCTCTGTCTTGGTTGTTTTCCCTGGCACAGACACTCTCTGGATTGTGCGGACCACTTGGATCGTTTTGCTTTCTAAATTGATATCGGACCACGTTAAAGCCCCGATTTCACCAATTCGCATGCCGGTGTACAACGCGATAATGATCGGTGAGCACCCTGGCTCTTTCAGGGCAGCTTTTTCTAATATTCGTTGTTGTTCCCGAGTTAAAATGGCGATATCTTTTTTCCGGATCGCTGGCAGGACAATGCCGTCACACGGGTTTTCTGGAATGGCTTTTTCAAAGTAGGCTTTATTCATGGCACTTTTAAAGATCGTCAAGACATTATGGATCGTGGTCAGACTTAATTCTTTATCCGATAAAAGAAGCATTAATGCCGTGATGTCTTTTTTCTCAATATGAAGTAATTTTTTCTTTCCTATATAAGGCAAGATATGTTTGCGCATTTTTGTTTGATACGACGCATAGGTCGACTGTTTGATTTGACGAACGATTAAGTGATCCAACCAGTACACGAGCCATTCCTCTACTGTCCCTTGAAATTGGGTCGTAAGCTGCTTTGAAAATGTCTGGCGTGCTTTTTGACGTTCTAAGGTTTGTTTGACCTCCCTATATTTTTGACCGTAAATGTAGCCGTAGAGCAGTTTTCCTTGTTCATTTCGCCCTTTTCGGTAGCGCCCTTCCCAGCGGCCATCTTTTCGCTTATAAATATTTTCGCCTTTTTTAGTTATCGTAAGTTCCTCCTTCGTTTGACGAGAGAATTGACGGCTAGAAATCACAAAAAACCGTTTTTTTCATATTTTTTTCATTTTTACCCAATAATAAAACGATAAAAATTAAAGAACTTTTGTTTTTTTGTTATAGACTTTTCGTTTTCTTTGTATTAGAATAGAATTTAACGAACAAAATCGTTTATTTATAACAAAAAGAACTAAATTTTCTTTCTCATAATCACTAATTCTGAGAAAGAAAATTTAGTTCTTTTTTGTCATCTTTTTATTTATAAATAGATTATACTAAAAGAAAAACGATAGAGCGTCTCGTTGAAGCGCTTACATTTCTCGTTGATGTTTTTTATTAAAGAACTAGATAAAAACATAGTAATAACCAGACTCTTCAAAAAAACAATAAATACCATAGAACCTAATGCTATGTAAAATACATCCCTTTACACTCTATTCACAATAAAAAATGATTGTCATTAAAAAATACTCAGTTGATAAAGTTAGCTAAAGCAGCTTTATCAACTGAGTATCAATTTTTCTTTAAATATTCTATTGCTCTTTTTTACGTTTACGAATGATAACCATTGCTACTTCAGCTAACAGAATAGCGCCAATCATTATCAAGCTAGTGCTAACTTTTTCACCTAGGCTAGCTAAATAGCCTTTTTGAGGTGGGGTAATAGCTGGTGAAACATCTGATGGAATATTGACTTGTGTCGCTTTATTCGTCACGTTTAAAGACAATAGTTTAGGTTCGTTTTTTGC
This genomic stretch from Enterococcus haemoperoxidus ATCC BAA-382 harbors:
- a CDS encoding DUF916 and DUF3324 domain-containing protein — encoded protein: MKKHTLVYTLVLASLFLFLFPNRSLAADESSNLGYTVSAVLNGKQIDPEKSYFYIQTVPGEEQLLKVKVKSTQKEPIKLKIYATDAFTGDNGTIEYTNDKKMLDTTLHDPISSILKVETPSLTVGNFEEKEAIFKLIPPTEHYKGVKMGALVFEVDDSENEEQVSSKFSYRIGLTISETGDDYKDSKTLNLIDAKSTLKRGKKMILTTLQNPEPKILSNLEIIAEVKEKDSQKVLKKKKVEDYMLAPNSHFDFEMDWGTGTVRAGNYILTMNANDGYSDWKFEKEFTITGEQAKTMNDESGFKIITPTWIKAATIFCLSLMLIIVSMLFVRRKRMEIEWKKKRKKGKRKKKLID
- a CDS encoding winged helix-turn-helix domain-containing protein; amino-acid sequence: MVNIGLYPLENPSSSYIDVLKEKGYNLFSLEQESDRSNYPVLEAIIIDCAVKPNGERVGQICELLLKEKSNTYPLIFLLVTDSTPIERFIYLELGATIVFDQHTPPNEFQLILSNMLQTKTKEASVPKMIEERLKLNSDNLSICIENEQEISLTPLEYKLVSYLKGKCGQRATYEELYKVLWNGHVANKQYRVANIVFHIRKKIEKNVSEPQYLKTIRTIGYVLCL
- a CDS encoding tyrosine-type recombinase/integrase → MISSRQFSRQTKEELTITKKGENIYKRKDGRWEGRYRKGRNEQGKLLYGYIYGQKYREVKQTLERQKARQTFSKQLTTQFQGTVEEWLVYWLDHLIVRQIKQSTYASYQTKMRKHILPYIGKKKLLHIEKKDITALMLLLSDKELSLTTIHNVLTIFKSAMNKAYFEKAIPENPCDGIVLPAIRKKDIAILTREQQRILEKAALKEPGCSPIIIALYTGMRIGEIGALTWSDINLESKTIQVVRTIQRVSVPGKTTKTEIVFDLPKSKSSVRKIPIAQNLLTYLTKKKAEAVSTYVINYKHSYAEPRLINYWFKKTLAKADIEPIHFHALRHTFATRCIENGSDIATLSRLLGHQSIKLTLDTYASSLWETREKAISILDAELNLEE